The Granulicella sp. 5B5 nucleotide sequence ATTGCTCTCCACCGCATCATTGTCCCTACTCCCCACTCCCTGCGCCCTACTCCCTGCCTCCCCATGGATATCCACAATCAGCCGCTCAGGGTTCGGCAGCAAAAACGCAGAGTACTTCGCCACCGCCTGCACATCCAGAACCACGCGCGTATTCCCACCCGCCAGCTGCGCCGCCCGCACATCCTTCAACAGCCCGCCATCGGTCACAGCAAACATCCTGCCGCCCAGCTCAGGAGCCAGCTTCACACCCTGCAGGTCAAAGAAGATTCGGTCCGGGTGCTCCACCCGCACCGCCTGATACGCCACCGGGTCTGGCGCATTCGGCCCCAGGTCAATCACCACTCGCGTATAGCTGCCCGTCGACCAGTGCCGTATCCCCGTCACAATCGCCACCGGCGCAGCCATCGACGGCTTCTCCGGCACCGTCGGCCCATCGGCCACCGGCATCGCCCGCATCTCTTCACGAGGCCGCGACACGGCGCTCTCCATCCTCGGCCTCTCGGCCCCGCGCTCCGTCCGCGCCACCACCAGGCTCTCGCGCGCGGCCCTCGCAGCCGAGCTCCGCGGATACTCCCGCAGCAGCACCTCGCGCACCTTCCGCGCCTCCACTACATCGTCGCTCTCACCCGGCCCCAGCAGGTCCAGCGCCTGCCCCAGCGCCTGCGGCGAGCTCGTCGGCCCACTTCCAGGGTTTGGATAGGCCTTCGCCAGAAACTCATACTGTCCCGCAGCATCGTGCAGGCTCTTCGGATCACCCAGCTCATGCCCCTGCTCGGCCAGCAGCTCAGCGACCTCTTCCACCGCCCGGCTGGCATGTGCCGCCGCCGGGTCCTCATGGTAGATCGCACGAAACCGGTCCATCACCCGCGTAAACTCAGCCAGCGTATGGCGGCTCTTCGGCAGGGCTTCAAACTCCGCCCGCGCCCGCAGCGCCTCGTCCCAGGCGCTCAAACGCGTCGCATGGCTCCGCGAAGCCCCAAAACCCCACGCACTCCCACACACCAGCGCCAGCGCCAGTGCCGCACACCCACTACTTCGAACCCTCAATCTCTGCGCACTCATAGCAACTCTCAGTCTAGGTTCCTTCGATGCACTTTCGCCCGCCAACTCCACAGCAGGTAACTCATCAAGCAACGCCCGCCACACCGGCTTCCCCCTGTTCCCTACTCCCACTCCCTAATCCCTGACCTTTGCTATCCTCTACATCGAGCACCAGCCATGGTCGACGTTCCCCTGATCCTCCGCCTCCACGACACCGCCAACGCCCACGGCCACGACGATCTGCTCCCAGCACCAGAGCCTCACACCCCCTTCGAGCAGCTCGTCCTCCACCAGCACCAGGCCAACTTTGACCTCTGGCACTGCGAGGACCAGGCCCGCGACCCCGACGCCTCCGACGCCACCATCGTCCAGGTAAAACACTCCATCGACCGCCTCAACCAGCGCCGCAACGACCTCGTCGAGCAGCTCGACCTCGACCTCCTCGCCGCCGCCACGCCGCTCAATAACGCCGCCCCGCTTCACTCCGAGACCCCCGGCCTCATCATCGACCGTCTCTCCATCCTCTCCCTCAAGCTCTTCCACACCGAAGAGCAGCTCCACCGCTCCACACCCGAGCACCGCAACCGCAACGAGACCCGCATGCTCCTTCTCAACGAGCAGCGCACCGACCTCGCCGCCTGCCTCACCCAGCTCTGGCACGACATCCTCTCCGGCCACCGCCGCTTCAAGCTCTACCGTCAGCTCAAGATGTACAACGACCCCTCACTCAACCCCTTTCTCTATGGCAAATCCACCTCATAAGCGGCCCGGTTGCCGCACCCACCTCTATACAGTTGACCCGCACCCACATACACTCGTATAAAACCGAGACGAGATTCTTCGCGCACGTGCGCAACGCTGCGCCCCTCTGCAACTCCAGAACACCAGAACAAAACGACACGATCCTGCGAGACGATATGGCAACGAAGTCGGCAGTTCCCTCTACCGCAAGCAAAGCGGCAACTCAATCCGCGTCCACCACGGCTCCCCAAAAGGCCCCCCGTACCCTCGCTGGCCGCACCGCGCCACTCGATGACGCGGCACGCAAGGCCATCCTCACGCAGTACGAGGCTGCCATCAAACTTGTCTATGCCGGCAAGTTCGACAAGGCGCATGAGGCTTTCACTAAAATCCTCCCTGACGCTCCGGCCGACATCGCCCCCAGCGTCCGCATGTACCTCGCCACCTGCGAGGCCGAGATCTCCAAGCACTCCGCGGCTTTCTCCACACCCGAGGAGCGCTACGACTACGCCATCTCGCTGCTCAACCACGGTCACTATGAGGACGCCCGCGAGCACTTCGAGGCAATCCTCAAGGACAACAAGAGCGCCGACTACGCCTTCTACGGCATGGCCCTGCTCGCCGCCATGACCTGCGACTCCCCGCGCTGCATCGAGCACCTCACTGAGGCCATCCGCCTCAATCCGCAGAACCGCACCCAGGCCCGCCTCGACTCCGACTTCGAGTCCGTCGCCGACGACCCCAGTTTCACCGAGCTCCTCTACCCCGAGCCCCAGCTCTAAGCCACACTCTCTCCACACGCATCGGCTCTGTACACTTATACAGAGCCGATGTCTTTGCACTCCAACACATCCCGTCAGCTTCGGGTCGTCGCCATAGGCGGCGGCACTGGTCTCTCCACGCTCCTCCGCGGCCTCAAGCGCTACACCACCGCCCCTCCCGGCGTCACCATTGCTCCCTGCGACCTCCCCTGCCACATCCGCGAGCTCTCCGCCATCGTCACCGTCACCGACGACGGCGGCTCCTCCGGCCGCCTCCGCGAAGAACTCAACATGCTCCCCCCCGGCGACGTCCGCAACTGCATGGTCGCTCTCTCTGAAGACGAGCACCTCCTCAGTCGCCTCTTCCAGCACCGCTTCCGCCACGGCGACCTCGAAGGCCACAGCTTCGGCAACCTCTTCCTCGCCGCACTCACTGAGGTCTCCGGCGACTTCGCACAGGCCGTCCAGACCAGCTCCCAGATCCTCGCCACCCGCGGCCGCATCTACCCCTCAACCACCGCCAACGCCACCCTCTCCGCCCGCATGGACGACGGCTCACTCGTCTCCGGCGAGACCAACATCACAGCCAGCAAGCGAACCATCCGCGAGCTCATGCTCTCCCCCGCCGACGCCTCACCGCTCCCCGAGACCCTCGACGCCATCGCCACCGCCGACCTCATCACCCTCGGCCCCGGCTCGCTCTACACCTCGCTCATCACCAATCTCCTCGTCCGCGGCATCCCCGAAGCCATCGCCGCCTCCCGCGCCACCCGCGTCTACATCTGCAACCTCATGACCCAGGCCAACGAGTCCCTCGGCCTCTCCGCCGCGCAACACATCGAAAAGATCCTCAACCACGCTCGCGCCCGCGGCCTCGCCAAAGACGCAAAGATCTTCGACTACGCCCTCATCAACACCGCCACCATCAGCGCCGCCACGCTCGACCAGTACGCCCGCGAAGGCCAGACCCCCATCGCCGCCGACCTTGACCGCATCCGCGACCTTGGCATCGAGCCCATCACCGGCAACTTCCTCCACGAAGGCGACGTCCTCCGCCACGACTACGAAGCCGTCGCCGACTCGGTCCTCGAACTCGCCCTCAAACGCTAGAGTTCGTCCGCCACTCCTGCCCGCCGTATATCACGCGCAGAATACGAACAGCATCGCCTTCCACCCGATAGACCACCACGCACGTTGCCCGATCAATAATCAGCTCACGTGTCCCTTCGGTTCTACTGCCTCTGCCAGCCAATGGAAAGTCTGCTAATAACTCAATCTGCTCATTGACTCGATCGTCTACCAGCAACGCGCCCCGAGGACTACTCTCCGAAATCATCTCAAAGGTAGAAAGCATGTCAGCCAAGGCGTCTTCTGACCATAGGATCGGCGCTTTCATCCGATCTTTGCCAAGGCTTTCTCACGCAGAATATTCATCCGCCGACGGACTTCTGCATGAGGTACTCCCGGCCGCGGATCATCCAGCGCCTCCTGCACCTTGGCACGGAACCATGCATCGTAATCCGTGCCATCCCCCTTGTAGATGGCGGCCTCCATCGGCGTCCGCGCCAGCGGCAACACCCCTTCGTTCGCCGTCCTCGTCAACAATATCCGAACCGCATCGGAGATCGTCAGCCCCTGCTTCTCCAGCACAGCCGTCGCCCGCTCCTTGATGTCTTCATCAATCCGTGTCTGCACCAACGCATTCGCCGCCATCGCATCACCTCACGGTCATTGTAATGCAAATGAATGACATTTTATACTTCAGTCGCCAGGTGCCCATGTCCCGCTTCTGGGACGTGGGTTCGCAGAGTGCAGGCTCAGGCAGAGATGTTGACCAACCCCTGCGACTCTTCAGACACCGTCCGCTTCAACTGCCCACAAGCCGCATAGATGTCCCGCCCCCGCGGTCGCCGAATATACGTCGCGATCCCGCCCGCGATCAGCATCTTCTGAAACACGGCAACATCCTCCACCGTCGGCTGGTGATAATCAATCCCCGGCCCCGGGTTCCACACAATCAGGTTCACCTTCGCGCGCATCCCGGCAAGCAGCGCCAGCACCTCGCGCGCGTGTTGCTGCTGATCGTTCACCCCACCCAGCAGCACATACTCAAACGTCACCCACTCCCGCGTCCGCAGCGGGATCTTCTGCACCGCCTCCAGCAGCGTCGCAATGTTCCACTTCCGCGTAATCGGCATCACCTGCTCGCGCACACCATCATTCGAAGCATTCAATGACAGCGCCAGCTTCGGCCGCACTGTCTCCTTCGCAAACGCCTCGATCCCCGGCAGTATCCCGCTCGTCGACACCGTCATTCGCGACTCAGGAATCCCCACGCCCTCCACCAGCCGCCGGACGGAGTCCATAAAGTTCTCATAGTTCAAAAACGGCTCGCCCATCCCCATAAACACCAGGTTGATGCGGTCTTTGCCGATTTGAATCTTGTGCCGGTTCAGCACCGCCGCCACCTGCCCCGCGATCTCGCCCGCCGTCAGGTTCCGCTTGATTCCCAGCTTCGCCGTCAGGCAGAACTGGCAGTTCACCGCACATCCCACTTGCGATGAAATACAAATCGTCGCTCGCCGAAACCCCGTCGCCGCCAGCGTCCCAAAGTACTTCCGATCGCGCCCATCCCCCCTGCGCGACCAATAGCCACCATCCCCTACCACAGAGGTGTCATCTCGACCGGAGGCGCGCTCTTGCGCCGTAGTGGAGAGACCTGCGGTTGTACCCGCCACAGCCTCTTCCGCCGTCTCCACCTCACCCGCCTCTTCCTCCGCAGCCTCACTCCCATCGCCGCGCTCGCCGCCATCGCCATCGGGCATCCAAACCGTCTCGACGGTCTCCCCATCGGCCATCTTCATCAGATACCGCTCCGTCCCATCCACACTCACCGCCGTCTGCACCATCTCCGGCAGACCCACACTCCAACCATCCGCCACCAACCGCTCGCGCAGCTCCTTGCTCAGCGTCGTCATCTCCTCCACGCTCGCCACCCGCTGCTTATACAGCGCCTCCCAGACCTGCTTCGCACGATACGGCTTCTGCTCCAGCCCAGCCATCACCTCGGTCAGCTCCGGCAGACCTATCCCAAACAACGCCTTGTCACCCGCTTCATTCACTCTCTTAGGATACCCGCCTCACCAAACAAACGTCTCCGCCGCCCCCTCCGGAACCTTCGCCACAAACACACGCCCGCCATCCCGCACCGGCACATCCCGCTCTTCATCCGACGTGTTCGCGACCACCAGCACTGTCTTCTTCGCCGACGTCACAAACGCCACATCGCTCACCCCATCCACCTCGGTCGACGCCACCCGTACGCTCCCCGGAGGCACAAACTTCGCCACCTGAGCCACCGTATAAAACGCCAGGTTCCGGCTCACTGTATCGCCCTCAATCGTCACCGCGCCTTCGCACACCGGGCACCCGCCATGGTTCGTATGCGGCCCGAACTTCGCATCCGCTGCAAGATTCCATAGCAGCACCGTGCGGCTCCAGTTCCGCATCGCGCCAATCATCTCGCGCGACACAGGCTCCGCAATCTTCAGCTCCGTCGCGCCCTTCTTGTCCACCACCATCTGCTCCGTAAAATAAATCCCCTTCTCCGGAAACCGCTCATGCGCCTCCGTCATCGCATCCAACTTGCCGCGATACAGATGGAACCCGCTGCCCACCGCATACTTCGCCGCCCGCGCATCGGCCAGCACCGTCTCCGGATAATCCGGATGATCACAGTTGTGGTCATACAGAATCACCTTCGTCGCGATCCGCACCTCCCGCATCGCAGGCCCAAGCGCATCGCGCAGAAAGTCCCGCTGCTCTTCGGCGGTCATCACCATGCTCGGCGTGTTCTTCGGATTCAGCGGCTCATTCTGCATCGTGATTGTGTCCACCGGCACGCCCGCCTTGCGCATCGCCTCCATCCACTTCACCAGGTAGCGCGCATACACAAAGTAGTCCGCCCGCTTCAGCTCGCCGCCCTTCAGATCGTCATTCGTCTTCATCCACGCCGGCGCGCTCCACGGAGATCCCAGCACCCGCAGCCGCGGATCGATTCTCCGCATCTCCCGCAGCACCGGCACCACCGTCCGCTCATACTCCCCCAGCGAAAACTGCGTCAGCCACACATCGCTGCCGCCCGCACTCACGTCATCGCACGTAAACGCATGGTCATCCATATCGCTCGACCCAACGCTCACGCGCACATAACTCACGCCGATCCCACCCGCCCCCACCAATTCCTTCTCTAGGGCCAGACGCTTCTCGCGCGGCAGCTTCATCATCAGCTCTGCGCTCCCACCTGTCAGCGCAAACCCAAACCCTTCCACTGTCTGCATCTTTTGCGACGCATCCACCACAATCCCCGCGCCTTCGCGCGCTGCGGATAACTTCACCACCGGCTGCTCCGCCAACAGGGCCGACCGGTCCGGCGTCGTCAGCCACCCCTTCACCACCTGCCCCTGCGCCACACCCAGCCCCACGATCCACAGCACCAGCCAACGTCCCATTCCCATCCTCCTCAGTCCTTTGGGACATCCGCGTTTGCAGTTGTCCCTCCGCATGAAACAATAGACGAATGTCCGTAACTCTGGCGGAAAACGCCTCCACCCTCACCAATACCCACCTCCGCGACATCCGCACCACGACCCTGCCCAACGGCCTTCTCGTCCTCACCGAGCGCATGCCCCACCTCCGCTCCGTCTCCATGGGCGTCTGGATCGACTCCGGCTCGCGCGACGAGACCGCCGCCGTCAACGGCATCTCCCACTTCATCGAGCACATGGTTTTCAAGGGCACCACCACCCGCTCCGCCCAGCAGTTTGCCCGCGAAGTCGACGCCATCGGCGGCAACCTCGACGCCTTCACCGGCAAAGAGACCATCTGCTTCAACATCAAGGTCCTCGACGAGAACGTCCCCGCCGCCCTCGACCTCCTCTCCGACCTCGTCCTCCACCCCACATTTTCGCCCGACGATCTCGCCAAGGAACAAGGCGTCATCCTCGAAGAGATCAAGATGGACGAGGACAACCCCGACTACCTCGTCCACGAGCTCTTCACGCAAAATTTCTGGAAAGGCAACGCCCTCGGTCGTCCCATCCTCGGCACGGCCAAAACCGTCTCCAGCTTCAACCAGGCCATCGTGCTTGAGGAGTACGCCCGCCGCTTCACCCCTGCCAACATGGTCTTCTCCGCCGCCGGCAACCTGGACCACGACAGCTTCGTCGAGCAGGTCGCCACCGCCTTCAGCTCCCTCTCAGCCTCCACCGGCGACAAGCTCCTCCGCACGCCCGCGCCCACCGCCACCCCGCACCTCACGCTCAAGAGCAAAAAGTCCCTTGAGCAGGTGCAGTTCTGTCTCGCCGTGCCAGCCCTGCCCGTTGCCGCGCCCGAGCGCTACGCCGCGTATCTGCTCAACAGCATCCTCGGCGGGGGCATGAGCTCGCGCCTCTTCCAGTCCATCCGCGAAGACCGCGGCCTCGCCTACTCCATCTACTCGGAGATCAATCCCTTCCGCGACACCGGCTCCCTCGCCGTCTACGCCGGTTGCAGCCCGGACAAGGTGCAGGAGGTCCTCGACCTCACCCTCGCCGAGTTCACCCGCATCAAGCAGTCGCCCGTCACCACGGAAGAGCTCGACCGCGCGCGCAACCAGACCAAGGGCAACATGGTCCTCGGCCTTGAGTCCTCCAGCTCGCGCATGTCCTCCCTCGCCCGCCAGCAGATGTACTGGGGCAAGTTCTTCTCCCTCGACGAGATCACCGCCGAGATCGACCGCGTCACCGTCGACGACCTCCAGCAGCTCGCCAACCGCCTCCTGCAATCCGACCAGCTCACCCTCACCCTGCTCGGCAACCTCGGCCCGCTCAAGCTCACCCGCACCGACCTGGTCTGCTAAGCACCCCCCGCCTTGCCTGCTCCTTCGCGGTTCAGCTCACTCAGTAACCGTGAAGGAGTAGAACATCTCCTTCGGCAGCGACCTACCGTCCGCTGGAGCAAAGTGCGGCTGCAGGTTCTCAATGTCATCCACCTTCAACGCATCAATCGCCTCCGACGACAGAACGAACCGGTAGTCCGGCAGCACCGCAGCGCCAGGGATAAATTTGAACTTCCGCTTGGCCGCTGCCGCCTTGTCGAAGCTGAAGCGGTGCACATCCATCCGCCCGCCAAGACTAGCCGCAAAGCCATTCATCTCGCTCTTCAGCACATCCGCCTCACCGGCTAGTCCCGCCGACTGGCTGTCTACGAAATAGATCTCGAACCGCTGGCAGCTTGCCCGGTCGAACGGTACGGCGCCCTCATCCGCAGCGTTCTGAAAGGGCGTCAGCGTCAGTACATGCGGCAGGTCGCTGTGTGCCAGTGTAAACGTCAGCAAATAGTCATAAGTCTCCACCACCGAGCAAGTACCGCTTGGTTGCGCCCGCAGAAACGACACAACCTCTTCAGGCCTGTCTGTCATGCTGGATTTCGCCAGGCCGTCCCGGCTAATCAGATGCTCCATGGCCCCTGCACTCCATAGCGCAAAGATACCGAGCACCCCGTACTGCAAAAACAGCGGCCGCAACGTCCCAACAATCATTGCCGCTACCGGAGCCAACAGAGGCGCCAGAATCAGCGCATTGCGCGGCTTGATCCCAAGCCCGCTGAGCCCTACCAGCACAAAGTAGAGCAGCATGAATACCGTGATGCAGCCCAGGCCGTCCAGCTTCGTCCACAGAGACCCGCTCGCCGCACGCGCACGCACCCAACGGATGCACCCCACTAGGCCGACCACACTCAGCACAACAAACACGAGTCCCACAAACAAAACAAACTTCTGCAACGGCATGTAGGCCTCAGAACAGAAGTTGGCCTGAATCAATCGCGCGAAGGAGACCACGACGCTTGCGCGTTGCCCGGTCTCCGGAGACCTCGTGTTCGCAATGTGCACCGCCAACATCGCATGCCACTGTGGCAGGCTCACTGCCACAAACAGAAGGAACGACACCAGGCACTGCTTCCATATCCGCCACGAGTACCGCACCAGTATCCCCACAGCCAGTGCCGCGATGAACACCAGCGTGATGTAGTTCAGGTAGTACAGGCAATCCAGCAATAGGCCTAGCACCACGGCGCGTCGATATGAAAACAGCGGTATCTCTTCCCTCGGTCTCAGGGCTACCACCAGCGTAGTCAGGGCAATTCCTGTCCACCAGCTATACCAGCGTATGGTATTGCCCCACATCAGGAACTGTGGATGGAAAGTCGCCAATAAAAGAAACGTCACCTGCTCTCGTCTCTTCGCAAAGAGCGGCGTAACCGACAGCACAAACACCGCCAGACCGCCGTAGATGAACAAAAGCGGGAACAGCGCCATCCAGCGCGGTGACGGGATCGCCGCGTACGCCAGGCGAGCGAGCAGATACATTCCCGGTGGATGGATATCGGTGGAATTCGCCGCCGCGATGATCCCCTGAACGCTCC carries:
- a CDS encoding DUF4254 domain-containing protein translates to MVDVPLILRLHDTANAHGHDDLLPAPEPHTPFEQLVLHQHQANFDLWHCEDQARDPDASDATIVQVKHSIDRLNQRRNDLVEQLDLDLLAAATPLNNAAPLHSETPGLIIDRLSILSLKLFHTEEQLHRSTPEHRNRNETRMLLLNEQRTDLAACLTQLWHDILSGHRRFKLYRQLKMYNDPSLNPFLYGKSTS
- a CDS encoding tetratricopeptide repeat protein, which translates into the protein MATKSAVPSTASKAATQSASTTAPQKAPRTLAGRTAPLDDAARKAILTQYEAAIKLVYAGKFDKAHEAFTKILPDAPADIAPSVRMYLATCEAEISKHSAAFSTPEERYDYAISLLNHGHYEDAREHFEAILKDNKSADYAFYGMALLAAMTCDSPRCIEHLTEAIRLNPQNRTQARLDSDFESVADDPSFTELLYPEPQL
- a CDS encoding gluconeogenesis factor YvcK family protein, with amino-acid sequence MSLHSNTSRQLRVVAIGGGTGLSTLLRGLKRYTTAPPGVTIAPCDLPCHIRELSAIVTVTDDGGSSGRLREELNMLPPGDVRNCMVALSEDEHLLSRLFQHRFRHGDLEGHSFGNLFLAALTEVSGDFAQAVQTSSQILATRGRIYPSTTANATLSARMDDGSLVSGETNITASKRTIRELMLSPADASPLPETLDAIATADLITLGPGSLYTSLITNLLVRGIPEAIAASRATRVYICNLMTQANESLGLSAAQHIEKILNHARARGLAKDAKIFDYALINTATISAATLDQYAREGQTPIAADLDRIRDLGIEPITGNFLHEGDVLRHDYEAVADSVLELALKR
- a CDS encoding type II toxin-antitoxin system RelE/ParE family toxin, whose translation is MKAPILWSEDALADMLSTFEMISESSPRGALLVDDRVNEQIELLADFPLAGRGSRTEGTRELIIDRATCVVVYRVEGDAVRILRVIYGGQEWRTNSSV
- a CDS encoding type II toxin-antitoxin system RelB/DinJ family antitoxin; its protein translation is MAANALVQTRIDEDIKERATAVLEKQGLTISDAVRILLTRTANEGVLPLARTPMEAAIYKGDGTDYDAWFRAKVQEALDDPRPGVPHAEVRRRMNILREKALAKIG
- the rlmN gene encoding 23S rRNA (adenine(2503)-C(2))-methyltransferase RlmN, with protein sequence MNEAGDKALFGIGLPELTEVMAGLEQKPYRAKQVWEALYKQRVASVEEMTTLSKELRERLVADGWSVGLPEMVQTAVSVDGTERYLMKMADGETVETVWMPDGDGGERGDGSEAAEEEAGEVETAEEAVAGTTAGLSTTAQERASGRDDTSVVGDGGYWSRRGDGRDRKYFGTLAATGFRRATICISSQVGCAVNCQFCLTAKLGIKRNLTAGEIAGQVAAVLNRHKIQIGKDRINLVFMGMGEPFLNYENFMDSVRRLVEGVGIPESRMTVSTSGILPGIEAFAKETVRPKLALSLNASNDGVREQVMPITRKWNIATLLEAVQKIPLRTREWVTFEYVLLGGVNDQQQHAREVLALLAGMRAKVNLIVWNPGPGIDYHQPTVEDVAVFQKMLIAGGIATYIRRPRGRDIYAACGQLKRTVSEESQGLVNISA
- a CDS encoding glycoside hydrolase family 30 beta sandwich domain-containing protein, yielding MGRWLVLWIVGLGVAQGQVVKGWLTTPDRSALLAEQPVVKLSAAREGAGIVVDASQKMQTVEGFGFALTGGSAELMMKLPREKRLALEKELVGAGGIGVSYVRVSVGSSDMDDHAFTCDDVSAGGSDVWLTQFSLGEYERTVVPVLREMRRIDPRLRVLGSPWSAPAWMKTNDDLKGGELKRADYFVYARYLVKWMEAMRKAGVPVDTITMQNEPLNPKNTPSMVMTAEEQRDFLRDALGPAMREVRIATKVILYDHNCDHPDYPETVLADARAAKYAVGSGFHLYRGKLDAMTEAHERFPEKGIYFTEQMVVDKKGATELKIAEPVSREMIGAMRNWSRTVLLWNLAADAKFGPHTNHGGCPVCEGAVTIEGDTVSRNLAFYTVAQVAKFVPPGSVRVASTEVDGVSDVAFVTSAKKTVLVVANTSDEERDVPVRDGGRVFVAKVPEGAAETFVW
- a CDS encoding pitrilysin family protein, whose translation is MSVTLAENASTLTNTHLRDIRTTTLPNGLLVLTERMPHLRSVSMGVWIDSGSRDETAAVNGISHFIEHMVFKGTTTRSAQQFAREVDAIGGNLDAFTGKETICFNIKVLDENVPAALDLLSDLVLHPTFSPDDLAKEQGVILEEIKMDEDNPDYLVHELFTQNFWKGNALGRPILGTAKTVSSFNQAIVLEEYARRFTPANMVFSAAGNLDHDSFVEQVATAFSSLSASTGDKLLRTPAPTATPHLTLKSKKSLEQVQFCLAVPALPVAAPERYAAYLLNSILGGGMSSRLFQSIREDRGLAYSIYSEINPFRDTGSLAVYAGCSPDKVQEVLDLTLAEFTRIKQSPVTTEELDRARNQTKGNMVLGLESSSSRMSSLARQQMYWGKFFSLDEITAEIDRVTVDDLQQLANRLLQSDQLTLTLLGNLGPLKLTRTDLVC